A window of the Streptomyces sp. Ag109_O5-10 genome harbors these coding sequences:
- a CDS encoding CYTH and CHAD domain-containing protein — translation MADTKREIERKYESEDSGLPDLTGVAGVANVVDKGTADLDATYHDTSDLRLASAKVTLRRRSGGSDAGWHLKLPVAPGVRDEIHAPLSDTLPGELAALARSRVREGQLVPVIRLRTTRDVRHLVDAHGALLAEVSVDRVRADRLFGGDGKAEWTEIEVELADGGDPAFLDKVEKRLGKAGVRPSKSASKLARALAETKGGKPRPPSTGSATPVTAGDHVMAYVRAQRDAIVELDPAVRLDTEEGVHDMRVATRRLRSTFRTFGNVLDRQVTDPIADELKWLAGELGAGRDQEVLAERLMSALADVPPALVHGPVHDRVHRWAEASERSSRSRLLGILDSARYLALLDTLDAVAADPPLLKAAAKDPRKVLTKAVRKDFAKVTDLIETAMAEPPGHDRDLGLHEARKKAKRTRYAAEAARPALGRPAKTMVKSMKSLQTLLGEHQDSVMAREILGELSAVAHAAGESAFTYGLLYGREEQRAAAVEAEAPGAWADIKARARL, via the coding sequence ATGGCGGACACGAAGCGTGAAATCGAGCGCAAGTACGAATCCGAGGACAGTGGCCTGCCCGACCTGACCGGCGTCGCAGGAGTGGCGAACGTCGTCGACAAAGGCACCGCCGACCTCGACGCGACCTACCACGACACCTCCGACCTGCGCCTGGCCTCGGCGAAGGTCACTCTGCGCCGCCGCAGCGGAGGCAGCGACGCGGGCTGGCACCTCAAACTCCCCGTCGCCCCCGGCGTCCGGGACGAGATCCACGCCCCCCTCTCCGACACGCTCCCCGGCGAACTCGCCGCCCTGGCCCGTTCCCGGGTCCGCGAGGGCCAGCTGGTCCCGGTGATCCGCCTGCGCACCACCCGCGACGTCCGGCACCTCGTCGACGCCCACGGCGCCCTGCTCGCCGAGGTCAGCGTGGACCGCGTCCGGGCCGACCGGCTCTTCGGCGGCGACGGCAAGGCGGAGTGGACCGAGATCGAGGTGGAACTCGCCGACGGCGGCGACCCCGCCTTCCTCGACAAGGTGGAGAAGCGCCTGGGCAAAGCGGGCGTACGCCCCTCGAAGTCCGCGTCGAAACTCGCCCGCGCCCTGGCCGAGACGAAGGGCGGCAAGCCCCGCCCGCCCAGCACCGGATCCGCCACGCCCGTCACGGCGGGCGACCACGTCATGGCCTACGTCCGCGCCCAGCGCGACGCGATCGTCGAGCTCGACCCCGCCGTCCGCCTGGACACCGAAGAAGGCGTGCACGACATGCGGGTCGCCACCCGCCGGCTGCGCAGCACCTTCCGCACCTTCGGCAACGTCCTCGACCGGCAGGTCACCGACCCCATAGCCGACGAGCTGAAATGGCTGGCCGGCGAACTGGGCGCGGGCCGCGACCAGGAGGTCCTGGCCGAACGCCTGATGTCGGCCCTCGCCGACGTGCCCCCCGCCCTCGTCCACGGCCCCGTCCACGACCGCGTCCACCGTTGGGCCGAGGCGAGCGAACGCAGCTCCCGCAGCCGCCTCCTCGGCATCCTCGACTCCGCCCGCTACCTGGCGCTCCTCGACACCCTGGACGCCGTGGCCGCCGACCCGCCCCTGCTGAAGGCCGCTGCCAAGGATCCCCGGAAGGTCCTCACCAAGGCCGTCCGCAAGGACTTCGCCAAGGTCACCGACCTGATCGAGACGGCCATGGCCGAACCCCCCGGCCACGACCGCGACCTCGGCCTGCACGAAGCCCGCAAGAAGGCCAAGCGCACCCGCTACGCGGCCGAGGCCGCCCGCCCCGCCCTCGGCAGACCGGCCAAGACCATGGTCAAGTCCATGAAGTCCCTGCAGACCCTGCTCGGCGAGCACCAGGACAGCGTCATGGCCCGCGAGATCCTGGGCGAACTGTCCGCGGTGGCCCACGCCGCCGGGGAGAGCGCCTTCACGTACGGGCTGCTCTACGGCCGCGAGGAACAGCGGGCGGCGGCGGTCGAGGCGGAGGCGCCCGGGGCCTGGGCGGACATCAAGGCCAGGGCACGGCTGTGA
- a CDS encoding TIGR03960 family B12-binding radical SAM protein has translation MPAEAAARVAESVFPQLEALLPHVQKPIQYVGGELNSTVKPWETCDVRWALMYPDAYEVGLPNQGVMILYEVLNEQEGVLAERTYSVWPDLEALMREHGVPQFTVDSHRPVQAFDVFGLSFSTELGYTNMLTALDLAGIPLESKDRTLDDPIVLAGGHAAFNPEPIADFIDAAIIGDGEQAVLDMTRIIRDWKAEGRPGGREEVLLRLAKTGSVYIPAFYDVEYLPDGRIARVVPNRSGVPWRVSKHTVMDLDEWPYPKQPLVPLAETVHERMSVEIFRGCTRGCRFCQAGMITRPVRERSITGIGEMVDKGLKATGFEEVGLLSLSSADHSEIGDIAKGLADRYEEDKIGLSLPSTRVDAFNIDLANELTRNGRRSGLTFAPEGGSERIRKVINKMVSEDDLIRTVSTAYGNGWRQVKLYFMCGLPTETDDDVLQIADMATKVIAKGREVSRSNDIRCTVSIGGFVPKPHTPFQWAPQLSAEETDARLEKLRDKIRGDKKYGRSIGFRYHDGKPGIVEGLLSRGDRRIGAVIRAVYEDGGRFDGWREHFSYDRWMACADKALAPLGVDVDWYTTRERTYEEVLPWDHLDSGLDKDWLWEDWQDALDETEVEDCRWTPCFDCGVCPQMDTSIQIGPTGKKLLPLTVKNAGPTSAPSGHTH, from the coding sequence ATGCCTGCCGAAGCCGCCGCCCGGGTCGCTGAGTCTGTGTTCCCGCAGCTCGAAGCTCTGCTCCCGCATGTGCAGAAGCCGATCCAGTACGTCGGCGGAGAGCTGAACTCCACGGTCAAGCCGTGGGAGACCTGCGACGTCCGCTGGGCGCTCATGTACCCGGACGCCTACGAGGTCGGCCTGCCCAACCAGGGCGTCATGATCCTCTACGAGGTCCTCAACGAGCAGGAGGGCGTCCTCGCCGAGCGCACCTACAGCGTGTGGCCGGACCTGGAGGCGCTGATGCGCGAGCACGGCGTCCCCCAGTTCACCGTGGACAGCCACCGCCCGGTGCAGGCCTTCGACGTGTTCGGCCTGTCCTTCTCCACCGAGCTGGGCTACACGAACATGCTCACGGCCCTCGACCTGGCCGGTATCCCCCTGGAGTCCAAGGACCGCACCCTCGACGACCCGATCGTCCTCGCGGGCGGCCACGCGGCCTTCAACCCCGAACCGATCGCGGACTTCATCGACGCGGCGATCATCGGCGACGGCGAGCAGGCCGTCCTCGACATGACGAGGATCATCCGCGACTGGAAGGCGGAGGGCCGCCCCGGCGGCCGCGAGGAGGTCCTCCTGCGCCTCGCGAAGACCGGCTCCGTCTACATCCCCGCCTTCTACGACGTCGAGTACCTCCCCGACGGCCGGATCGCCCGCGTGGTCCCCAACAGGTCGGGCGTCCCCTGGCGCGTCTCCAAGCACACGGTCATGGACCTCGACGAGTGGCCCTACCCCAAGCAGCCCCTGGTCCCGCTCGCCGAGACGGTCCACGAGCGCATGTCCGTCGAGATCTTCCGCGGCTGCACCCGTGGCTGCCGCTTCTGCCAGGCCGGCATGATCACCCGCCCGGTCCGCGAGCGCTCCATCACCGGCATCGGCGAGATGGTCGACAAGGGCCTCAAGGCGACGGGCTTCGAGGAGGTCGGCCTGCTCTCGTTGTCGAGCGCGGACCACTCCGAGATCGGCGACATCGCCAAGGGCCTGGCCGACCGCTACGAGGAGGACAAGATCGGCCTGTCCCTCCCCTCCACCCGCGTCGACGCCTTCAACATCGACCTGGCCAACGAACTGACCCGCAACGGCCGCCGCTCCGGCCTCACCTTCGCCCCCGAGGGCGGCTCGGAACGCATCCGCAAGGTCATCAACAAGATGGTCTCCGAGGACGACCTCATCCGCACCGTCTCGACGGCCTACGGCAACGGCTGGCGCCAGGTGAAGCTGTACTTCATGTGCGGCCTGCCCACCGAGACCGACGACGACGTCCTCCAGATCGCCGACATGGCGACCAAGGTCATCGCGAAGGGCCGCGAGGTCTCCCGCTCCAACGACATCCGCTGCACCGTCTCCATCGGCGGCTTCGTCCCCAAGCCCCACACCCCCTTCCAGTGGGCCCCGCAGCTCTCCGCCGAGGAGACGGACGCCCGCCTGGAGAAGCTCCGCGACAAGATCCGCGGCGACAAGAAGTACGGCCGCTCGATCGGTTTCCGCTACCACGACGGCAAGCCGGGCATCGTGGAAGGCCTGTTGTCGAGGGGCGACCGCCGCATCGGCGCCGTCATCCGCGCCGTCTACGAGGACGGCGGCCGCTTCGACGGCTGGCGCGAGCACTTCTCCTACGACCGCTGGATGGCCTGCGCCGACAAGGCCCTCGCCCCCCTCGGTGTCGACGTCGACTGGTACACCACCCGCGAGCGCACCTACGAGGAGGTCCTCCCCTGGGACCACCTCGACTCGGGCCTCGACAAGGACTGGCTCTGGGAGGACTGGCAGGACGCCCTCGACGAGACAGAGGTCGAGGACTGCCGCTGGACCCCGTGCTTCGACTGCGGGGTGTGCCCGCAGATGGACACCAGCATCCAGATCGGCCCGACCGGCAAGAAGCTGCTGCCTCTTACGGTCAAGAACGCGGGTCCGACGTCGGCTCCGAGCGGTCACACACACTGA
- a CDS encoding GAP family protein, translating to MGKVLGDVLGLAAGVAVSPLPIIAIILILATPRGRLNGVLFTVGWILGLSALGAIMLAVASPAGASAHKHPATWVGALKLALGLFLVLFGARQWHRRPKDPSQAQLPKWMSAIDRLTPVKIFALGLALAALNAKNAPLTIAAGAAIGSAGLPVGQQIASLAIFVVIATLGLLAPLAVFLLGGERAKTTLGNWKDWAAQHNVAVMAVLFFVLGLKLLGDGIDILVS from the coding sequence ATGGGCAAGGTTCTCGGTGACGTATTGGGTCTTGCAGCCGGCGTCGCGGTCAGCCCGCTCCCGATCATCGCAATCATCCTCATACTCGCCACACCTCGCGGACGTCTCAACGGCGTCCTCTTCACTGTCGGCTGGATCCTGGGGCTCTCGGCACTGGGCGCGATCATGCTGGCGGTCGCCTCCCCCGCAGGTGCCTCCGCCCACAAGCACCCGGCCACCTGGGTAGGAGCCCTCAAGCTTGCCCTGGGCCTGTTCCTCGTCCTCTTCGGCGCCCGCCAGTGGCACCGCCGCCCCAAGGACCCCTCGCAAGCCCAGCTCCCGAAGTGGATGAGCGCGATCGACCGCCTCACCCCGGTCAAGATCTTCGCACTCGGACTGGCCCTGGCCGCCCTCAACGCAAAGAACGCCCCGCTGACCATCGCCGCGGGCGCCGCGATCGGCTCAGCCGGACTGCCGGTCGGGCAGCAAATCGCATCGCTGGCGATCTTCGTCGTGATCGCCACCCTCGGCCTGCTGGCCCCACTGGCAGTTTTCCTGCTCGGAGGAGAGCGAGCCAAGACCACACTCGGCAACTGGAAAGACTGGGCAGCCCAGCACAACGTCGCCGTGATGGCAGTCCTGTTCTTCGTCCTCGGACTCAAGCTGCTCGGAGACGGCATCGACATCCTCGTCTCCTGA
- a CDS encoding Dyp-type peroxidase produces the protein MNTADSDSAAGTSVEIDEVQSGALRPRPVPYEGKFVFLHVEDRHAGRALLRRLLPVTSGGLPGADRSQEAWVALAFTYQGLKALGVPQESLDSFPRAFREGMAARAELIGDVGESAPAHWEAPFGTGDVHIALSALSSDTGQLDEELERARVAYEDTPGVQVIWQQDVHQLPTGRTTFGFRDGISHPNIEGVGLPGSNPQETPIKAGEFILGYPDETGSLPPMPSPDVLGRNGTYAAVRKIHTNVAAWRQYLHANTASAEEEALLAAKMVGRWPSGAPLALTPEHDDPELAADPHRVNNFLYRENDDRGYRCPAGAHIRRTNPRDATIIGDARMHRLIRRGTTYGPPLPEGVLEDDGADRGLVGVFIGAHLERQFEFIKAEWVNDGNFIGYPGEKDPVAGHHGGTGSVTIPEKPVRRRLQNLPSFVVTRGGEYCFVPGLRALRWLAELEG, from the coding sequence ATGAACACTGCGGACAGCGACAGCGCGGCCGGCACGAGCGTCGAGATCGACGAAGTCCAGAGCGGGGCCCTGCGGCCGAGGCCCGTTCCGTACGAGGGAAAGTTCGTCTTCCTGCACGTCGAGGACCGCCACGCCGGGCGCGCACTGCTGCGGCGGCTGCTACCGGTGACCTCGGGTGGTCTGCCAGGCGCAGACCGGAGCCAGGAGGCGTGGGTCGCTCTGGCCTTCACCTATCAGGGGCTGAAGGCCCTGGGGGTGCCGCAGGAGTCGCTGGACAGCTTTCCGCGGGCGTTTCGTGAGGGCATGGCCGCTCGGGCGGAGCTGATCGGCGACGTGGGTGAGAGTGCGCCGGCCCACTGGGAGGCACCGTTCGGAACCGGTGACGTCCACATCGCCCTGAGCGCCCTCTCTTCCGACACGGGACAGCTCGACGAGGAGCTGGAGCGGGCCCGCGTCGCCTACGAGGACACCCCCGGTGTCCAGGTGATCTGGCAGCAGGACGTCCACCAGCTCCCGACCGGGCGCACCACCTTCGGCTTCCGTGACGGCATCAGCCATCCGAACATCGAAGGCGTCGGACTGCCCGGCTCCAACCCGCAGGAAACTCCCATCAAGGCCGGCGAGTTCATCCTCGGCTACCCCGACGAAACCGGCAGCCTGCCGCCCATGCCCAGCCCCGATGTGCTGGGGCGCAACGGGACCTACGCGGCCGTCCGCAAGATCCACACCAACGTGGCGGCCTGGCGGCAGTACCTGCACGCGAACACCGCCAGCGCCGAGGAGGAGGCACTCCTGGCGGCCAAGATGGTCGGGCGCTGGCCGAGCGGCGCCCCGCTGGCACTGACGCCGGAGCACGACGATCCGGAGCTGGCGGCCGATCCGCACCGCGTCAACAACTTCCTGTACCGGGAGAACGACGACCGGGGGTACCGGTGCCCCGCCGGTGCGCACATCCGGCGGACCAACCCCCGCGATGCCACCATCATCGGCGATGCGCGGATGCACCGGCTCATCCGCCGCGGCACCACCTACGGTCCGCCGCTGCCCGAGGGCGTGCTGGAGGACGACGGCGCCGACCGGGGCCTGGTCGGTGTATTCATCGGCGCCCACCTTGAGCGGCAGTTCGAGTTCATCAAGGCCGAGTGGGTCAACGACGGCAACTTCATCGGCTACCCCGGCGAGAAGGACCCGGTGGCTGGGCACCACGGCGGGACCGGCAGCGTCACCATCCCGGAGAAGCCGGTCCGGCGTCGCCTGCAGAACCTGCCCAGCTTCGTGGTCACCCGTGGCGGCGAGTACTGCTTCGTGCCGGGACTGCGCGCCCTGCGCTGGCTCGCCGAACTCGAGGGCTGA
- a CDS encoding catalase family protein: protein MAAEFVRYTPDVEDDDPDFERNVQTVIEKTKNYIAESVEAGGTGQALRDAHAKGYGLVRGQVEILAGLPPEYAQGIYATPGTHDALIRFSNGSPHAGADARLGAATGLALKMFDIPGPTLLDDEPDTGTFDYANINGPIFFCNTVEHYLFIQDLFLNAPAYFSQGRPGAHRFYTDFVTGKGTLDQDNWAWDEFLAFLRLAKTPPANVLLSSYWTMGAVRHGDYIAKLRFTPDPSSAAAVVRRTIDPTSAAEVFRPALQGELQERPYTFDIQVQLCTDLRRMPVEDTTVEWPEPLSPSVTVARLRLPQQDISDPENLEKMDALSFTPWRVTAEHAPLGNIMRARKEVYRQSSIARHKLNQQPRTEPRSADEVLGPAQ from the coding sequence ATGGCAGCAGAGTTCGTCCGCTACACGCCCGACGTCGAAGACGACGACCCGGACTTCGAACGCAACGTGCAGACGGTGATCGAGAAGACCAAGAACTACATCGCCGAGTCGGTCGAGGCCGGCGGCACCGGACAGGCCCTCCGCGACGCCCACGCAAAGGGCTACGGGCTGGTCCGCGGGCAAGTGGAGATCCTGGCGGGGCTGCCCCCCGAGTACGCCCAGGGAATCTACGCCACCCCGGGTACCCACGACGCGCTCATCCGCTTCTCCAACGGCTCGCCCCACGCCGGAGCCGACGCGCGCCTGGGCGCCGCCACCGGACTGGCCCTGAAGATGTTCGACATCCCCGGTCCGACCCTGTTGGACGACGAACCGGACACGGGCACTTTCGACTACGCCAACATCAACGGACCGATCTTCTTCTGCAACACGGTCGAGCACTACCTGTTCATCCAGGATCTGTTCCTGAACGCACCTGCCTACTTCTCCCAGGGCCGCCCCGGCGCACATCGCTTCTACACCGATTTCGTGACCGGAAAGGGAACTCTGGACCAGGACAACTGGGCGTGGGACGAGTTCCTGGCCTTCCTGCGCCTGGCGAAGACTCCTCCGGCGAACGTGCTGCTGTCGAGCTACTGGACCATGGGCGCGGTCCGCCACGGTGACTACATCGCCAAATTGCGCTTCACGCCCGACCCGTCCTCTGCCGCCGCGGTGGTCCGGCGCACCATCGACCCGACCTCGGCAGCGGAGGTCTTCCGACCTGCCCTGCAAGGCGAGTTGCAGGAACGGCCCTACACCTTCGACATCCAGGTCCAACTCTGCACCGACCTGCGACGCATGCCGGTGGAGGACACCACCGTGGAGTGGCCCGAACCGCTCTCGCCGTCCGTCACCGTGGCCAGGCTGCGGCTGCCGCAGCAGGACATCTCCGACCCGGAGAACCTGGAGAAGATGGACGCGCTGTCCTTCACCCCCTGGCGGGTCACCGCCGAGCACGCCCCCCTGGGCAACATCATGCGGGCCCGCAAGGAGGTCTACCGGCAATCCTCCATCGCGCGCCACAAGCTCAACCAACAGCCACGCACCGAGCCGCGCAGCGCCGACGAGGTACTCGGCCCGGCCCAATGA
- a CDS encoding DUF899 family protein: MTDLALPPVVDVNAWEQRLEALRAREKAATRELDAIAAERRRLPMVELPDYTLEGEDGPVRLADVFEGRRQLITYHHMWFAGKEWQCPGCTGFTSQFTRLEFLDPYDARFVVVTQGPIEEALAYKRRVGNRMTWYSTAGSPFGSDVGAPPDGGFAVNVFLRDGDTVYRTWHTDGRGTEQLGHSFALIDLLPYGRQEEWQDSPEGWPQSPTYSRWATSEHIAALHGPATA; the protein is encoded by the coding sequence ATGACCGACCTCGCCCTACCGCCCGTAGTCGACGTCAACGCCTGGGAGCAGCGGCTCGAGGCACTGCGGGCCCGGGAGAAGGCCGCGACACGGGAACTCGACGCCATCGCCGCCGAGCGCCGCCGCCTGCCGATGGTGGAGCTGCCCGACTACACGCTGGAGGGTGAGGACGGCCCCGTCCGGCTGGCGGACGTCTTCGAGGGCAGGAGGCAGCTGATCACCTACCACCACATGTGGTTCGCCGGAAAGGAATGGCAGTGCCCTGGCTGTACGGGGTTCACCTCGCAGTTCACCCGCCTGGAGTTCCTGGACCCGTACGACGCGCGATTCGTCGTCGTCACCCAGGGCCCGATCGAAGAGGCACTCGCCTACAAGCGCCGGGTCGGCAACCGGATGACGTGGTACTCGACGGCCGGCAGCCCGTTCGGGTCGGACGTCGGCGCACCGCCCGACGGCGGGTTCGCGGTCAATGTGTTCCTGCGTGACGGCGACACCGTCTACCGCACCTGGCACACCGACGGCCGGGGCACCGAGCAGCTCGGCCACAGCTTCGCCCTGATCGATCTCCTCCCGTACGGACGCCAGGAGGAATGGCAGGACTCACCCGAGGGCTGGCCCCAGTCCCCGACCTACAGCCGCTGGGCGACGTCCGAACACATCGCCGCCCTCCACGGCCCGGCCACCGCCTGA
- the ribB gene encoding 3,4-dihydroxy-2-butanone-4-phosphate synthase, which produces MTSVSVPRPPGADLGTVAVAVENLRAGRPVIVVDDADRENEGDLVMAAQFATAEALGFFVRRTSGLICVPMAPEIADRLELPLMVPAASGPEATAYTVSVDAAGVGSGISAADRALTVRTLAEPGCRPDALIRPGHVFPLRARAGGIAERRGHTEASVDLMRLAGLLPVAVISEICEDDGSVTRSDRLRAFADEHGLTLLSIDQLSAALPLRPDTSAV; this is translated from the coding sequence GTGACGTCAGTTTCGGTGCCGCGGCCGCCGGGTGCGGACCTCGGCACGGTGGCCGTCGCCGTCGAGAATCTGCGGGCCGGCCGGCCCGTGATCGTGGTGGACGACGCGGACCGCGAGAACGAGGGCGACCTCGTCATGGCGGCCCAGTTCGCGACTGCCGAGGCCCTCGGCTTCTTCGTCCGCCGGACCAGCGGACTGATCTGCGTGCCCATGGCGCCGGAGATCGCCGACCGGCTGGAGCTGCCGTTGATGGTTCCGGCTGCCTCCGGTCCCGAGGCCACCGCCTACACCGTCTCCGTGGACGCGGCCGGTGTCGGCTCCGGCATCTCCGCCGCGGACCGGGCGCTGACCGTCCGCACCCTGGCCGAACCCGGCTGCCGTCCCGACGCGCTGATCCGTCCCGGACACGTGTTCCCGCTGCGGGCCAGGGCCGGAGGAATCGCGGAGCGGCGCGGGCACACCGAGGCGAGCGTCGACCTCATGCGCCTCGCGGGACTGCTCCCGGTCGCCGTGATCAGCGAGATCTGCGAGGACGACGGCTCCGTCACCCGGTCCGACCGGCTGCGGGCGTTCGCCGACGAGCACGGGCTGACCCTGCTGTCGATCGATCAGCTGTCGGCGGCGCTGCCGTTGCGCCCGGACACGAGCGCGGTGTGA
- a CDS encoding HAD family phosphatase — protein sequence MRQATVFDLDDTLIDSGAQWSRVCAAFAARHGHRWQAGDEAALHGNGGWASYVAGLCGGAVSSAEVVEACTTAMVGACAEGRVRALPGAVELVLEAGRHGPVGVATASPRRFVLAVLGELGLRPQLSAVVCGEDVVRVKPAPDPYLRAAAAVGVPPSGCVAVEDSPNGIRSAAAAGMTVLAVPRRGTRLPVDVSRLSAAQAGSATSALPVLRRLLASRPLVHDEASGAVARS from the coding sequence GTGCGGCAAGCGACGGTCTTCGACCTGGACGACACACTGATCGACAGCGGAGCGCAGTGGTCCCGGGTGTGCGCCGCCTTCGCCGCCCGGCACGGGCACCGTTGGCAGGCCGGCGACGAGGCCGCGCTGCACGGCAACGGCGGCTGGGCGTCGTACGTCGCGGGGCTGTGCGGCGGCGCGGTGAGCAGCGCCGAGGTGGTGGAGGCCTGTACCACCGCGATGGTCGGCGCGTGTGCCGAGGGGCGGGTGCGGGCACTTCCGGGAGCGGTGGAGCTGGTTCTCGAAGCGGGACGGCACGGGCCCGTGGGCGTGGCGACGGCGAGCCCCCGGCGGTTCGTGCTCGCGGTCCTCGGGGAACTGGGCCTCCGTCCGCAGCTGAGCGCCGTGGTGTGCGGGGAGGACGTGGTCCGGGTCAAGCCCGCGCCGGACCCCTATCTGCGTGCGGCGGCAGCCGTCGGCGTCCCGCCGTCCGGGTGCGTGGCCGTCGAGGACTCGCCGAACGGCATCCGCTCGGCGGCGGCCGCCGGCATGACCGTTCTCGCCGTCCCCCGCCGGGGTACGCGGCTGCCGGTCGACGTCAGCCGCCTGTCCGCGGCGCAGGCGGGCAGCGCGACCAGCGCCCTGCCCGTGCTGAGACGGCTGCTCGCATCCCGGCCCCTGGTCCACGACGAGGCTTCCGGAGCGGTGGCCCGGTCTTGA
- a CDS encoding SDR family oxidoreductase: MAGGSSAAHGELAGQTVVVVGGSAGIGLETARQVRSAGGDLVLAARNPERLQRAADELHPLSTAAFDAQDTAQLERFLGELPGQVDHVLVTAGSPSYTPLAELDPADAARDFGARMAMMLAVARAGREKVRPLGTLLFIGGTGGRRPAPGMAVVGAVTAASPALTANLALEIAPVRVNLIAAGFVDTPLSAALLGDRLEARREELRRTLPIGRVVGPADVAALAVHIMVNDALTGATYDIDGGQQLLAH, encoded by the coding sequence ATGGCCGGCGGGTCGAGCGCAGCGCACGGAGAACTGGCCGGGCAGACGGTCGTCGTGGTCGGCGGCAGCGCCGGCATCGGCCTGGAGACGGCGCGGCAGGTACGGTCGGCCGGCGGCGACCTGGTCCTGGCAGCACGCAACCCCGAGCGCCTGCAGCGGGCCGCGGACGAACTGCACCCGCTGAGCACGGCCGCGTTCGACGCCCAGGACACCGCGCAACTGGAGCGCTTCCTCGGGGAGCTGCCCGGACAGGTCGACCACGTGCTGGTGACGGCGGGCAGCCCCTCGTACACCCCGCTCGCCGAACTCGATCCGGCCGACGCGGCCCGGGACTTCGGCGCGCGGATGGCCATGATGCTGGCGGTGGCGCGGGCGGGCCGCGAGAAGGTCAGGCCCCTGGGAACGCTGCTGTTCATCGGCGGCACCGGCGGCCGGCGGCCCGCGCCCGGCATGGCCGTCGTGGGCGCGGTCACCGCGGCGTCGCCTGCGCTCACCGCCAACCTCGCACTGGAGATCGCTCCGGTCCGGGTCAACCTCATCGCGGCCGGGTTCGTGGACACCCCGCTGTCCGCCGCCCTGCTCGGTGACCGGCTGGAGGCACGGCGCGAGGAGTTGCGCCGGACGCTGCCCATCGGGCGGGTGGTCGGCCCGGCGGACGTCGCCGCGCTCGCCGTGCACATCATGGTCAACGACGCCCTCACCGGCGCCACGTACGACATAGACGGCGGCCAGCAACTGCTCGCGCACTGA
- a CDS encoding VOC family protein: MDMKLEVVVVPVADVDRAKDFYTTLGWRLDADVTGDGDFRVVQVTPPGSPASVIFGSSVTGQAPGSAQGLHLIVDDIKTAHDELAQHGAHPSDVFHDAGGVFHHAGSDARVPGPDGSYGSFLSFSDPDGNGWLLQEVTTRLPGRLDPAATTFSSADDLASALRRAEAAHGEHEARTGAEDPDWPDWYARYLVSEQAGTEPPT, encoded by the coding sequence ATGGACATGAAGCTGGAGGTCGTCGTGGTACCGGTGGCCGACGTCGACCGGGCCAAGGACTTCTACACCACGCTGGGCTGGCGGCTCGACGCGGACGTCACCGGCGACGGGGACTTCCGGGTGGTGCAGGTGACCCCGCCGGGCTCCCCGGCGTCGGTCATCTTCGGCTCCTCGGTCACCGGCCAGGCCCCTGGCTCGGCCCAGGGCCTGCACCTGATCGTCGACGACATCAAGACCGCCCACGACGAACTGGCCCAGCACGGCGCCCACCCGAGCGACGTGTTCCACGACGCCGGCGGCGTCTTCCACCACGCCGGCTCCGACGCCCGGGTGCCCGGCCCCGACGGCAGCTACGGCTCCTTCCTGTCGTTCAGCGACCCGGACGGCAACGGCTGGCTCCTCCAGGAGGTCACCACCCGGCTGCCGGGACGGCTCGACCCCGCGGCCACCACGTTCTCCTCGGCCGACGACCTGGCGAGCGCGCTGCGCCGGGCCGAGGCGGCGCACGGCGAGCACGAGGCCCGCACCGGCGCCGAGGACCCGGACTGGCCGGACTGGTACG